Proteins encoded in a region of the Candidatus Bathyarchaeota archaeon genome:
- a CDS encoding ECF transporter S component: protein MNTHFKTQDIAVIGICSALYAVLGILTANVSFYGIGFLPAVAVPAIFAVLYGPWVGGLSGAIGIFIRDMFVHGNAALSLVAGVPANFLLFFIIGYMSHRNISLKQALAGIAVAAVGLLVPTLVFLPDFEALTGLPSQFILLTFGLTIVASLSIIALVSIRWKEWRSYAIGAVLGQIVGAGLVAVTVWLVSPLFLGYFGVPFAASLVLPLFVWTFATEVPFILLVGPPIIKVCYRAFPSLRRNQSSRDKP, encoded by the coding sequence TTGAACACGCACTTCAAAACCCAAGACATCGCTGTAATCGGCATCTGCTCAGCGTTATACGCGGTTTTAGGAATTTTAACAGCAAACGTCAGCTTCTACGGCATAGGCTTTTTGCCTGCAGTAGCCGTGCCCGCCATCTTCGCCGTTCTGTATGGGCCATGGGTTGGTGGATTAAGCGGAGCCATCGGCATCTTCATCCGAGACATGTTTGTCCATGGCAACGCAGCTTTAAGCCTAGTTGCAGGAGTGCCCGCAAACTTCTTGTTATTCTTCATCATTGGCTACATGAGCCACAGAAACATTAGCTTAAAACAGGCCCTCGCTGGAATAGCTGTGGCTGCAGTGGGTCTACTGGTACCAACGTTGGTGTTTCTACCCGACTTTGAAGCCCTCACAGGCTTACCGTCACAGTTTATCCTACTCACCTTCGGCTTAACAATCGTTGCAAGTTTATCTATAATTGCCCTGGTCTCTATCCGATGGAAAGAATGGAGAAGCTACGCCATAGGTGCAGTGCTTGGGCAAATCGTTGGCGCCGGCTTGGTCGCAGTCACCGTGTGGCTAGTCAGCCCCCTATTCCTCGGATACTTCGGCGTGCCCTTCGCGGCATCGCTGGTTTTACCCCTCTTTGTCTGGACCTTTGCAACTGAAGTGCCCTTCATCCTACTTGTCGGACCACCCATCATAAAAGTCTGCTACAGAGCCTTCCCAAGCTTAAGACGCAACCAAAGCTCAAGGGACAAACCGTGA